TTATCCAATATTATTTAACTAAGCAATATATTCAATTCTGCAATACTTTCATAGTCTGTCATGTCAATATTTATGGGCGTCAATGAGACGAATCCATTTTCAATTGCTCTTACATCCGTTGAATGATTGTTGATTTCGCTATCTTCAATGTCTCCTGCAAGCCAATAGTATGTATTGCCTCTGGGATCGGTACGTTTCTTATAGATGTTCACATATTTTAGTCTCCCCAGTTCTGTTACTTTTACTCCCTTAAAAACTTCCGAATCCGGGAAATTTACATTAAAAAGGCCTTTCCTTTGGGTTCTTATCAGCGGCATCAATATGGCTTTATTGAAAAACTCATACAATGGATCAAAATCTTTGTTAAAACTTTCAGGCGCGGAAATCGCTATTGCCGGAATCCCGTTAAACCACCCCTCCATTGCGGCGGACAGGGTTCCCGAATAAAAGATATCCGTGCCAAGGTTTAAACCTCTATTCATCCCCGAAATTATCCAATCCGGCTTTGTTTCCATAATAATTTCCAATGCCATTTTTATGCAATCGACCGGTGTTCCATTTATCGAATAACATGGGAATGCTTCTTTTAAAAAAATTTTCTTTATTCTTATAGGATCATGCATCGTTATAGCGTGACTGACAGCGCTCATTTCGTTTTTAGGTGCGACAACTGTTACGCAGTGCCCTTTGCCTGATAAAAATCTTGCTAATTTAATTATTGATTCCGCATGGATTCCGTCGTCGTTTGTAATAAGAAATTTCATTGCATCACCTCTTTTTCCCTTT
The Peptostreptococcaceae bacterium DNA segment above includes these coding regions:
- the surE gene encoding 5'/3'-nucleotidase SurE — its product is MKFLITNDDGIHAESIIKLARFLSGKGHCVTVVAPKNEMSAVSHAITMHDPIRIKKIFLKEAFPCYSINGTPVDCIKMALEIIMETKPDWIISGMNRGLNLGTDIFYSGTLSAAMEGWFNGIPAIAISAPESFNKDFDPLYEFFNKAILMPLIRTQRKGLFNVNFPDSEVFKGVKVTELGRLKYVNIYKKRTDPRGNTYYWLAGDIEDSEINNHSTDVRAIENGFVSLTPINIDMTDYESIAELNILLS